A window from Pseudomonas sp. MRSN 12121 encodes these proteins:
- a CDS encoding HNH endonuclease — MPEQSLNFTQKGNSKNNGYISQGGAFLTINTIDTKILWGRAGGRCSKPGCGEDLTVLVGTGRYIVGEMAHVIGSKPTAARGTPEGGEDTYDNLILLCPTHHTHIDKAPEGTYSVELLHEWKKTHEDLISNAGKTSKYDNYDKLRIEIARLLIANKSIFDTYGPHSATAQSDPTSNAYLLWELRRIDRIIPNNQKILKIIDTNIDLINDISAIQAIEKFRLHAESYEKHVYHRMDSYQLFPNEFSEIFSL, encoded by the coding sequence TTGCCTGAACAGAGTCTAAACTTTACTCAAAAGGGTAATAGCAAAAACAACGGCTACATCAGTCAAGGAGGAGCATTTTTGACAATAAATACAATAGATACAAAAATACTGTGGGGACGAGCTGGTGGCCGGTGCTCTAAACCAGGTTGCGGGGAGGATCTCACAGTACTTGTGGGAACAGGGCGTTATATTGTTGGCGAAATGGCCCATGTTATCGGTAGCAAACCTACTGCTGCGCGAGGGACACCAGAAGGCGGAGAAGATACTTACGACAACCTAATACTACTTTGCCCCACCCACCACACTCATATTGATAAGGCTCCCGAAGGAACATACTCAGTCGAATTACTTCACGAGTGGAAGAAGACGCATGAGGATCTTATTAGCAACGCAGGCAAAACGTCCAAATACGATAACTATGATAAGCTTCGCATTGAAATAGCACGCCTCCTAATTGCAAATAAATCCATTTTTGATACTTATGGCCCTCATAGCGCCACGGCACAATCCGACCCCACCTCCAACGCCTATTTATTGTGGGAGCTGAGGCGCATTGACCGAATCATTCCTAACAATCAGAAAATTCTAAAAATTATCGACACAAACATCGATCTTATTAATGACATATCAGCAATTCAAGCTATAGAAAAATTCCGCCTACACGCAGAGTCCTATGAGAAGCATGTGTACCATCGAATGGACTCTTACCAACTATTCCCAAATGAATTTTCGGAGATATTTTCATTATGA
- a CDS encoding DUF1244 domain-containing protein codes for MTEQQRLELEAAAFRRLVAHLDSRKDVQNIDLMNLAGFCRNCLSKWYKAEADERSIDVSLDEAREVVYGMPYAEWKNLYQKEASAEQQAAFAKGKTNN; via the coding sequence ATGACCGAGCAACAACGCCTGGAACTCGAAGCCGCCGCCTTTCGCCGCCTGGTCGCGCACCTGGACAGCCGCAAGGACGTGCAGAACATCGACCTGATGAACCTCGCCGGCTTCTGCCGCAACTGCCTGTCCAAGTGGTACAAGGCCGAGGCCGACGAACGCAGCATCGACGTCAGCCTCGATGAGGCCCGTGAAGTGGTGTACGGCATGCCCTACGCCGAGTGGAAGAATCTCTACCAGAAAGAAGCCAGCGCCGAGCAGCAAGCCGCGTTCGCCAAAGGAAAAACCAATAATTAG
- the folX gene encoding dihydroneopterin triphosphate 2'-epimerase, with protein MPQLQPGMARIRVKDLCLRTFIGINEEEILNKQDVLINLTILYAAQEAVRDNDIDHALNYRTITKAIIAHVEGNRFALLERLTQEILDLVMANASVLYAEVEVDKPHALRFAESVSITLAASR; from the coding sequence ATGCCACAACTTCAGCCAGGAATGGCTCGCATCCGGGTCAAGGACCTGTGCCTGCGGACCTTCATCGGAATCAACGAGGAGGAGATCCTCAACAAGCAGGATGTGCTGATCAACCTGACCATCCTGTATGCCGCGCAGGAAGCCGTGCGCGACAACGACATCGACCATGCGCTGAACTACCGCACCATCACCAAGGCGATCATCGCCCACGTGGAGGGCAACCGCTTTGCCCTGCTCGAGCGCCTGACCCAGGAAATCCTCGACCTGGTCATGGCCAACGCCTCGGTGCTGTACGCCGAGGTCGAAGTCGACAAACCCCACGCCCTGCGTTTCGCCGAGTCGGTGTCGATCACCCTCGCGGCCAGCCGCTGA
- the folE gene encoding GTP cyclohydrolase I FolE, with amino-acid sequence MNLSLPQHYREILKGLGEDPEREGLLDTPQRAAKAMQYLCHGYGQTVEDVVNGALFASDNDEMVIVADIELYSLCEHHLLPFIGKAHVAYIPTGKVLGLSKIARIVDMFARRLQIQENLTREIADAVQQVTRAAGVAVVIEARHMCMMMRGVEKQNSTMHTSVMLGAFRDSSTTRQEFLQLIGRSK; translated from the coding sequence ATGAACCTTTCCCTGCCCCAGCATTACCGCGAGATCCTCAAGGGTCTCGGTGAAGACCCCGAGCGCGAAGGACTGCTCGATACCCCGCAACGCGCGGCCAAGGCCATGCAGTACCTGTGTCATGGCTACGGCCAGACCGTGGAGGACGTGGTCAACGGCGCGCTGTTCGCCTCGGACAACGACGAAATGGTCATAGTCGCCGACATCGAGCTGTATTCGCTGTGCGAACATCACCTGCTGCCCTTCATCGGCAAGGCCCATGTGGCTTATATTCCCACCGGCAAGGTGCTGGGCCTGTCGAAGATCGCGCGGATCGTCGACATGTTCGCCCGCCGCCTGCAGATCCAGGAGAACCTCACGCGGGAAATCGCCGACGCGGTGCAACAGGTGACCCGGGCCGCGGGGGTCGCGGTGGTCATCGAAGCCCGGCACATGTGCATGATGATGCGCGGTGTCGAGAAGCAGAACTCGACCATGCACACCTCGGTGATGCTCGGCGCCTTTCGCGACTCGAGCACCACCCGCCAGGAATTCCTGCAATTGATCGGACGGAGCAAGTAG